A segment of the Nostoc sp. TCL26-01 genome:
CTACCTTACACTCGTGAGGGAGAATTTGCGACTGAAATCAGCCATTGTCGCACGGCGGCGGTGGCTTTGGCACAAAAAATTCAAGCTGATGGCAGATTTGTCATACCCTTTTCTCCAGAACTCGATATTTTAGTTTGGACTCCCCGCGCCAAGAGTGCTAGTATTGCTTCCCAATTGGCAAAAGATATTTTTACTGCCGCAGCTCAAAAAAATCTCCATTTAGCGATCGCCCATCTCAATGTAGAATTATTCACTGATGTCCATCCAGAAATGGAGCCTGATCAAGACAAAGTAACTTGTCTACGCTCATGCTTAATGAAACCAGAGCATCTGGAATGGGTGGAGGATATTTGGCAATTACTAGAACAGGTAACAGATCAAGTTCTAGCTGATAAATAATAGGTTATACCAATTCAAAATTCGTCTTGAAAAGTTTTGGGCGAATATAATTCGCTATTACACAAGCTAAGTCCGCCTACGCGGACTAACATAAAATTAGGTTTTTTAACCCACGAAGGTGGGTTTTGTCTGTGTAGCCGCGATTTCTAATCGCCAAGGCTAGTATTAATTTAGACTTTTCAAACAACCTCTAAGAGCGAACGAGCGTCATTACGAATTACGAATTAATTATGGGTATTATTGTTTTTGGCAGCATCAATATAGATTTAGTAGCAATAGTACCTCGATTACCTATGGCTGGGGAAACTTTGTTAGGACAAGAGTTTTTTAAAATTCCTGGAGGTAAAGGTGCAAATCAAGCAGTAGCATTAGCGCGATTGGGTGTTCCTACCCACATGGTAGGGCGTGTTGGCAAACAGAATTTTAGTGCAGAACTGATGCAAAATTTGCAAGAAGCAGGTGTACAAACTGAGGAAATTTTGATAGATGAAAGTGTGAGTTCTGGAGTCGCAATTATTAATGTGGATAGTGATGGGGAAAATCAAATTGTGGTGATTCCTGGTGCAAATGGGCGTGTCGATCAAGAAGATGTAGAGCGATTATCATCTTTATTACCAACAGCTATAACATTACTTTTACAATTAGAAATTCCCATCAATGCCGTTATAGCAGCTGCCCAAGCAGCAAAAAATGCCGGGATTACAGTTATTTTAGATCCTGCACCTGCTCACACTAATTTACCAGCAGAACTTTATCCATTGGTCGATATCATCACACCCAATGCAGTAGAAGCAAGTCAATTAGTAGGTTTTACCGTGGATGAAGAAGATACAGCAGTGAAAGCAACTGAGGTTTTATTGCAACGGGGGGTAAAGTGTGCGATCGCTAAATTAGGTGCAAAAGGTGTTGTCTGTGCAACTGCTGAGGAAACATTTTTTGTTCCAGCTTTCTCGGTTAATGCTATTGATACCGTTGCTGCTGGTGATGCTTTCAATGCTGGTTTAGCAGCCGCACTTTACAACGGACTTTCCCTACATCAAGCAGTTGTGTGGGGTACAGCCGCAGGTGCATTAGCCACAACAAAAATAGGCGCACAAACTTCTTTGCCTGATAGGGTGAGGTTTGATGCTTTTCTCAAGGAAAGGGGAATGGGTAATGG
Coding sequences within it:
- the rbsK gene encoding ribokinase encodes the protein MGIIVFGSINIDLVAIVPRLPMAGETLLGQEFFKIPGGKGANQAVALARLGVPTHMVGRVGKQNFSAELMQNLQEAGVQTEEILIDESVSSGVAIINVDSDGENQIVVIPGANGRVDQEDVERLSSLLPTAITLLLQLEIPINAVIAAAQAAKNAGITVILDPAPAHTNLPAELYPLVDIITPNAVEASQLVGFTVDEEDTAVKATEVLLQRGVKCAIAKLGAKGVVCATAEETFFVPAFSVNAIDTVAAGDAFNAGLAAALYNGLSLHQAVVWGTAAGALATTKIGAQTSLPDRVRFDAFLKERGMGNG